aatcagttgatcctcacaaccccagtgcagctctttctaccCACGGGTCCTGTCtgtgtgctttaataaaatcacctttttgcactaaAGACGTCTGAAGAATCTTAGCCATTTGCTCGTGAACCCCATTTCAAATTTCATTATCTGGCACCTGAATGCGGGGCATTGAGTCTTCTCTGGACTCTGAGCCTTGGTGCAAACTTGGTAAgtaccttctcttttcttcctttactctcaTTTCAGGGGCTTTCCAAGGAGTATGGTCTTATTGGTATACTTTCATGCTGATTGCTCAGGCTGTAATCCTCTAGCCCATGGCTATTCTACAGGGAGGAGAAAGCCTGCCTTTTGGCTGGAAGCTAGTACCCTGGCTAGAATGATAATAAGACCCAGAAACTTGatgccctctctttattcctgtccttATACAAATTTGTCTGTCTTGAGCACGGGACAGCCACCTAAGTGACTAGCACAGCTGCGGATCTTAAAGACTGCACTGTGAGTTTTCCTCCTTATTGGTCTAATGTGATCCCCTCCCACATTCCTGGTCTAGCCACTTCTGGCTGAGAGACCTCCACTGAGAGCTGGCTGAAACCAGTATCTGACTGAATTAAAATCTAACCGGGGATCTTATCCTAAGGAATTTGGCTGTAAGGACTATATGTGTTGTAATGTCACTTAAATCATGTTGGATTTccatctttattgttttctgtcaATATCCTCTACTAATTACTTAAATTACAGAGTTGGGTAATTCCTCCTTGTACAACTTTTCTAATGTTTTACATGGGTTAAAAATGGCACAGCCTTCAAGGGAACTAAGCCATCAATTTCACAGAATGCTTTTCGAGACAAGGTAAACTAAGGCACGGCCTTTTACAGCACGGCTTTCAAGGCACGGCATGGCACGGTGTTTTGGTCCATAGTTCAGGCACCCATTTGTGGCCTGGGATGCAATAGGGAAGTGAGGGGACACTTCCCTTCTCCAGGGACCCTTAGCAGCTGGTCAGTGATCATAGTGATTTTTGTTTCAGGGACGCCTCCGGTTGCTTTGACACCAGGAACCTCTGACATATCTGAGTGGGATGCCACCCAGGGGTTGAGGGCGGAGGGGGGTTTTTGGTAATGTACCTTCTCTACTTTTCTGGCACTATGGGATCTTATTCGTCCCCATTGACTGACTCTCCCTTGGGATGCCTTTTTACCCACTGGAATCAATTCATGTTGCaagaactaagaaaacaaaaacaacaacaacaacaacctgatCTTCTTTTGTAATATTGCCTGGCCTCAATACACCTTAGGAGATGAGGAAAAATGGCCCATTAATGGGacattaaattttaatacattctATCAGATCTCTTCTACAAGAAACAGGGAAAATGGACTGTGGTACCCTATGTCCAGGAGTTCATGGCTCTAAACCAGGATCCAGACCTGAGGGCCTCTTGCAGAATGTGTCTAACCACCAGCCAGGTTAATAAACTCCCTCCTGATATATTGGATGATTGTCTAAACAGCCTCCTCCAAATAAACCCAGGTTACTGGAGGAAACAAAGTCCATCCCTAATGAAGGGGACTCTGACACTCTCTCTCACTGTTCCTCCTTCATAATAGACTCAGGTTACTCTAGCTATATGGGGGAGGAGGGCTCTCCCACATTCATTTCCTGGGTATAGAATTaacattcttccttttctctctgttaaaagacaaaattttctAGGATTGTTGGTCTGCTCTTGATAGGAAAATGTAaacagtgttttcttttgtttgtttgttcttgtttgcttttttttttcttatgtctgcccagaaaaccaaagctttgtgttttgtctttatcaggtctttgattacttagttaacacttctcaatgttaaaggagctaggttttgCTAACAACTATATAACCCTACATATTTGCCCTTAGAATCTCTTTTGCTACCTTCGTTAAATAACTAAGTTTTGAGTTTTATAATGATGAGTAATCCTATCTAGGCATGTGCTTTTTAACTTTctaaggttttaacaaacttcccaggatttaaattgtaaatgacATCTTGTTTGACCAATTGGGCCTTTTTATTTGGTACGTTACTTGGAAATCCCTGCCAAACAAATAATGGTGAACCTTAGGTTGTATTGCTTGGGTAAATATTATGTATACGTGATGTTTTGATATAAGGTCATCACTTGATATTCTGATTATTAAAGTGttctgtgtcacagaaataactgaatttccttgtcaattgcattatagtcttttctcatttacaaaataagtTTCATCTTCAAGAAGAtccataaaaatgattttttaaacaaacacaggTTTTTGATgtctttaaaatcataaaactgaaataggtaaaaaaaaaaaatcctaaaactaaCAAAAGGGCTGCATTCCAACTGAACAGGAATCAGTAACGTGGGActaaataaactggaaaagatGAGTATAATTTTGTGACTCTTGTTTGAAACATTGCTGGTtttctaatgtttgctcttccaaattaaggaaactttctcttaagatgcCTATGACTTACAGAAGTgtgataaaatattcctttgtgaaCCAACCGAAATGATTAccttttctctctacctgaaccctctgaaattcaaaaactctcaGTAAGTATTCATTCTTCCATGGCAATCataattatttgcataagttccataagaatctgttctctttGTAATAGGacaccattggaaatactggttattttaccaaggctttgactgcaACATCATATTTGAGAGCAacatgcatagactcagatatgaccagttttaaggaactaaggttgactttataaAGCATGAGGCCAATAAAgcccccttggaaatgttggcctgataccttgcttacaggtGAGTAAATAATGTTACTTcgtggcaggtgcaggaacctcaggatatctttGGGGCCTCCTGGAAAGGAATTCGCCCAAatctacaggtattgcaggcaTGTCGGATGGCAAGTACTTGGCTTGGCTTCTGACCTGGggaggctactaaaagttcagTCTAGAGATTCCTTATCAAAAGTTCCAgcaatgcaaaatttaaaaactttattatcACCAATCACtgttcttgctgagcttatgtaaataattaggccgaGTTTGTTTAAACTGGACTTGTTctgttgcagggagtatggccaGAGTCGCAAAAGATGAGTCCACAaacaaagtgcagttaagtgaaggtcctcatactcgAGTCAGAATGAGGCCCCGActgactccagaatgaagcttctttttattaggataattgctaaagactacgtgcataaagtcagctaagcaagtgtgttaatcaatctaatggtttGGCTTTCCAAGGTTGAATTTCGAGTTAATTGGTAtctataacactaggaagggtcaggtgtgaaggaggatCCGGCCCTGGACAATGTATGTTGATGGCTCTAGGTGTTCCTTATGAGCGGCAGCCGAgttcagctgtgtaaacatgtcctaaggccttgcaccttctccagcccgtcccttttgaagtcttttcctttgatgcttctcaCCTGCATCTCCCACATTGTTCTACAAATGAATTAGTTTTCACTTGGCTGTGAGGGTTATTAGGGAAAAAATATGTGTCAATAACGCACCCTTATGGATGTTAAGTTGTAGTTCtaattgtctttaaatgtttgttgtttgcctacactagacaacttgaggtaaaccTCAGAGAAATTGTCACAACTCATGTATAGACAATCTTTGTGCCTGTTGCTCTATGGGCCATTCAAAAGGATCACCACAGATATTTGAATTACAAACCAGAAAAACCCATCTGATTCTTACTGCCTGTTCCCAGTCTATCTGAGGATGCTTCAAGCTTGACATCTAAAATTCTTCTCACTTCCAGCACTGGCAGACACTGGGTTTGTAATTTGCTCTAATCATCAAcgtgtatttttcttgtttctataaaAGTGCCTCTTTTTAATTACCTGACTGCTTACTAAACAAAATAGAGTCTATATGATGGTTAACACCACCTAATACACAATCAAGGCCTTAAATGACtctcaaaataacattatattattaaaCGCTAAAATAACTCAAATGCACTAAACAGTTCTACAAAACAAAATGGCATTAGTTGTTATAACTGCTGCACAAAGTGGAACTTGTGCTCTcgtaaaaacaaaatgctgtatATACATTCCAGATtaccacaaaaatatttctgagttTCTACCTGACAAATACTCAGATTGGTGCTTTAAATGatccctccctttccttcaatAATTGGTTAAATTCCTGGACTAGAGGAAGATTTTTGTCAACTATCAAAGGACTTGcttgggcttctttttctttttcttattttaacatgTTTGGCTGTTTTCTCCCATGTCTCTCCACCTGGTGCCAAGACTCCTTCACTGCGATAACCTCGAGCCAAAGGATGATCCTTTCTACTCAAGAAAACTCCCATATGTTATCAACTTTAGATACAGCGGCCTTAGCCTTTCCTAACTCCTATTAAATTCTCAAACTGAGCATCCCTGACCCATAGGTAGGGACATCTCTATGACCCTATTTAGCAGGAAGAAACTACAGAGGATGAGACCTTCTGCCTTCagcaaccttaaagatttaagggtcaAAGTTGTTCAGGGGGGAAaatgatgagggaaacaaaggcaagaaaaaggtagtttaaattaaattcccttacagCCCACAGCCCATTGATAGATGTCAGACACCTGCATTGTGTAACACTCCCCAAGACCTTTATGGCTGCCTTGATGTCTTAATGTTTACACTtccttaaaaactaaaagcaaccttatCTTGACAATAGCTAACTCTTCAGGGTCCTGTGAGACCTTGCTTTCAGCATACAGAAATTCCTTAAAAACTAACTATATCTCTAACTTCCCTCCAAcctaaaagtatataatcagttgctcctcacaaccccagtgcagctctttctgcccacgggtcctgtccgtgtgctttaataaaatcacctttttgcaccaaagacatctgaAGAACTCCTTCCTAGCTGTTTGCTCAGGAACCCCACTTCAACTTTCACTTTGCAAAGCTCCCTTTCATCGCTGGGAGTAGCTGCTCTTACCCAGGCTTGACCTTACCTCCGAGAGCTGACCTTGTCTTCCCTGATTTCTCCTACCCCTCCGTTTCCCACCGGAGGGACTTTGGGGGTATGCACTGTGACCAAGCCAGACTCCCTTGGTTGTGGAGGGATGCACTAGCTTTACTTTGGCTGGACAGTAATTTACATATTGATCATCGGCCCTTGAGGGGGGCTGAAAGGGCCAAAGTCACAGTCTattcctctgccttttccagCAATGCCCATATAAATATGTTCCAGCCATGTGGGTGTCCATTTTAAAGTCTCTAGGTTGTTACAAATCGGCATACATTAGGCTAAATGTAGCAAAATTGTTCCCGTGTATCCTGGTAAAAGCCCTTCATATGTCGTAGTGGTCCATCCCTCATATGGTACAGGCATCCATTCCTCTTCCCTGcagaaacaatacaaatgtgGAGCATTTGGAGGCTGGCATCAAGGACGTTGCCACCATCTCCCCAGCCTTTGGATCAAAAGAGgggcaatttctttctttaaaaaaaaatgtttttaatgcttatttatttttgaaggagagagacagaaacagagaatgagcagggaagaacagagaaaaagggagacacagaatccaaagcaggctccaggctctgagctgtcagcacagagtccgacgtggggctcgaactcacaaaccgtgagatcatgacctaagctgaagttgtaagcttaaccaactgagccacccaggcaccccaaggggggggggggcaatttcAACGAAGGCTTGAGCAAAACAATGCGAAATGGCGTGCTGTCCTGTCCTTTTGGTTAAAATTAtagttctttccatattttgaggCAgacaaaagagggggaaaaaatctttgtttcctgccccctttttttttcaatccaaaGCAGACCACCAATCCAAGAtaactttgtctttttaagagagagtaaaagcagaattttaatcttataccagtgtacttttaaaatacattcattttaaccttagtccatcctgaccacacataaaattgcTTTTCAAAGACTTCCCTTAACAAACTTTCTATAACTTTTCtttgcattcagattttgtcccaagccgtttctctcaaaaaaacaaaacaaaacaaaacaaaacaaaacaaaacaaaaacaaaaacaaaaaaacagtctcatttaggacaaatatatatatatatatatatatatatatatatatatatatcttcaacAAAAAAGTAATTCCACTTCTTTTCTTACATCCTTCTTACAACATCTACTTTTCTATACACAGAGTCACTTTTCTTATTTACATCAGTTTTaactacatttagcagaattttaactcttagaaaccttagtctccagtgaaaagtAAGTACTAACCAATTGTGATTTGTCTGTCACATCAGAATTCCTTAGATGGCAAACTTATGAATTAATTAAGCACAAAGCCTGTTTTCCAACAGACCCAACTAtccttagtttctctgcaataagTCAAAAGCACACACCTATGTTTAGTAAGTAATGCTTCAGCATTCCATCTGATTTGGAAAAGGCCTGAGTGTGCAATGAATTTAATCCAGTTTATCATCCaagaaaaactttaaagtttcaggCTATCAAAGACCCTGAAAGCTATcctaacaattacccatgaaaactttgagacagacaaaagtaaccatcattttaagtcacctttttgctgacaaattgcCACAGAGATAACACaagcttatttgaccttcagtAAACCTAGGtagaaaaaagttttatatttaatgctgataactctaaagatatgtctatcttaattaaaccaacacacttaaattagtttaaatactGAATATGTTCCATCTGTGTCCATTTAAAAGTCAATCAATTTGTTCACCATTGTCCATTTTTATCTGGGGCACCAGTGAGGAAATCTGAAGTAAGCAGTGTAAGTCTAAGGGGGTACTCTTTGCTCCTTtacagaaaggagaggaagaggagctcATGGTACTGGAGGCACCCAGAAGGTATAGGAGCCAGGTATGCAGTCCACACCCAAGGTGGTGCAGAAaaacaggaggagggaggggaaggcatAAGAGGTGAGGTGTGGCCTAGAAGCCTGGAGGCCAATAAAAGAccagagggcagagaaaaaggtCTCTGGGTCCTAAAATCCTAAATCCTGTCATCTCTGACAGACAAGCAgatgcagatattttttttttttccaccaacaAGTGGAAGTGGGAAGTCCACATCTGGCCAGAGAAGATAGGGAAGTTCCCCAAAAGAAAAGGAGttttggcagctgcttgggaatattccttaaagtccctgtcCCAAGGGACACCAACCGAAGACAGTTGGTTCTAATTATCATCTGCATCTTGTGGGAGCTTGCCATGTGTCTTCTCTCCAATCCCCActcccgcccgccccccacctgggcatcaggggcaggaggagggtggTGAACCCAGAAGTTGTTGAAGTAAGTCCTGCTCTCCACTCCACAAAAGACGTTTGAAattgaaaggttaaaaaaaagggggggtggggaggacctGGGAGGTGAGCCACGCCAGAGTGTCAGATATGGAAGCAAGTAGAGAGCCACCTTCTACTGCAGTTGGGAAACCTGTGAGTAGGACCCCTTGGAAGTCACCCAGATCACTCCTAGGAGGATATACGAGGGATCAGTCCTGGGCTTTTCCACTCATTTCCCAAAGGGAGAGGCTGACCaagacagaaagaggagaattctaccagatatcCAAACGGGAAGTCAGGGATCAGGTTTTGCAGATAGCCTTTAGGCGTCCACCAAAGAGTAGCCTTGGTCAGGACCCATCCGTTGCTATTCAGCCTCCCCTGAGTCCCGTGCATCTGGGGGTTCATCTCGGAAGGAAACTGGGGCTCCACCACACCGATGCTCCCAACTACTTTGAGAGATCAGCTGGGAGGAGACCAAAGGAGCCTGTCACCCGAGACTTGGGAATGGCAGCCACACTATTTGCTCTTAACTGGCTGACCAGTGACCATTGTTTGGTTTGAGAGTTTTATTtaggatagaaagaaaaaaaaaaaaaagagggagccGTGGCTGCTCTTTACTTAAGGTTAGAAGACGTTGGGTATCCCAGGTGAGCCCCCAAGAAATGTTGTAGGATTCTTTACCTCAATACCCGTGGTTTGTCATCTCTCTgcttcgaagaatgaagaggtgaacaccaaagaaaatgagcagcaggcaaacatttattagagtataagattagaaagtaagaggAGTATGAAAGCTTTCTTTGCAGAGAGGGGGTATTTGAAAGTGAGTGCCCTGACTATAGGCAAGGGCCTTTGTTTCATAAGGTTCTGTTGCCCACCCgtcctccatcccctcccccttgttccttcttatgtcctacccttattggcttgataactcttggtgctgggttgtccattcctgattgtcTGGATTCCACTGTGTGAGGAGTTAGACTATGGTCATACTGTCCCTCGTATGACATAAGTGTTATGGTTTACTTATTTCAGTTaggtattttgattgtcaaattcctaaggggaacctgagggggagtaggtggtgtctgttacattcttaagaggagcCTTATGCCCGAGGGGTTTGCTGTAGTCAAATGCTCCTAGTGTTGTgtcaaaatatgtgtttttccccacccagggacctcaggtcctaacctttccctctctgcctattttatcctatcttttccttatcatattagtttcaaatttattaattgcccacgcccctcccccaaccctgcctCCTACCCACCCACCAATCCCactatatattcaaaggaaaaccAGGATAGGGATGACAGTCCCGGTTGGAGCCTCTCTATCTGATGGGAAAGTGGCTGATGCAGGCTGAGCTTTACCTGCCCAGCCTCCCAGGAATCTTGCACAGCCCCCCTGGATGGACTCAAATCAGGAAGCACACATGGAAAACATGGACTACATGTTTCTCTTCAGTTCCAGAAGTATGCATGACAGAAATTAAACCTGCTTCcatccctgttttcttttttaattttcttcagtttttttcctaGCTTTATTGACatgtagttgacatataatattgtatacatTAAGTTGTACAATGGGATAATTTGATGCATGCATATATCGTGAAACATTTACAACAATAAGGTTAATTAACACGTTattcacttcacataattatcCTTTTGTTGCTGTCATGGTGAGAACATTAAAGctctactctcagcaactttcaggtatacaacacagtactgttaactatagtcatcatgttgtgcATTAGGTCCCCAGAACTTagtcatcttataactgaaagatTTTACCCTTTGACCagtatctttccatttccacCACACACCCCTAACCCCTCGTGAAAATGGTATTAGATCGAATCCATTGAAAAATAGAGGCAAATTGTGCTTCCAgagagcctcttttttttttttttttttttttttggtgttttgtccAGCTCTTTGAGTTTTGCGTCATAGAATAAACACCTAAGCAGTAAATGTGGGTAGTTGGGCCCACCCTCCAGATTTATTGCTCaaatggcagaggaagaggatgTGATGGGGACACTTCTTCCCTGTCTGTGTATTCTAATCTTTTAGAACATCCTTGAGATGTTCAACCCTCGCCTCCCACAAGTCCACAATTAGCCTTAAAATCATGACTtgtaaaaagaacaaacaacagGTATGATGTTTGCTAAAACTGGTTCCGAAAAAGCACTGAAAGGAGTGGTTCAATACAATTCTGTGCTGAcgagtgttttgttttaaatcagacAACAGCAATAATAGATAAAAGCAACATGAAatgatttattgaaaaaatgACCATTCAGGCAATATCACACAGCGATGTAAGATAATATTCAATATCAGAtcatctttgtttttgtattaaaaataaaagtaatttttgttaGTCCATCAACTAATTCCCCTGGTGACACAGAATAATAGCTGTGGTCCTGGTCagatcttttaaaagaataaattcagaGGTGTGTGCATGAGTATGAcatggggtgtgtgtatgtgtgtgtgtgtgtgtgtacagaaatTACCAACACAGATGATAAAAGGGAATTCAGAAATATATAGATCTTGTAGTTTATCCTCAAACCTTGGGGAAGAGGCGTGTATTTTTCCCAAAAGGGCACAAATCTAACAGTCAAGGTGGATGCTTGGGCTGTGTTGCTTTAAAGGACATCATCTCCTCAAGGGGGAATCCCCTGCAGCCCAGGCCAGGGAGTCCCCGGGGAGGGAGCCAGGCTGTTGTTACTTGGCCTGGGTGGCAGAGGGGACATCAGTGACCAAGGTGTCCTCCTCCTCAGCGGCGCTGTTCTTCTTGGCCACAGCAACCGAAACGGGTGTTTCCGCAGGGCCCTTCCCGGTCTTGCCTTCTCCTCCCACGTTGACCTGGCCCTGGGCACCGGGCACCTGCTGCAGGCGGTGGCGTGGGTTGTTGGGGCGGCGGGATCCGTAGCGTGGTGGGGGCTTCTGCTTCGGCCCTCCGTCGTCACGCCCGCTTTCCTTGTCTTCCGCCTCCAGCTCCTCAGAAATGCCTGCTGAGGGTCTTGGACCAGGAGTGATGCCTCGAGCCCTAGGGCGACTCAGCAGGTAGCTGGGGCCGGGCCCCCGCCGAGGGGCGCACTCGGGCCTTAAGGCTGGGGCAGAcgtgggcaggtgggcaggccGCGGGCTGCTGGTGGGAGCGAGGATCGAAGGGCCGCGAGACAGGGCCCAGGCCCTGCGGAAGGGCGGAAAGCGCTGCAGCCTTTGGTCTTGAGGTCCGCCGGGCAGGCGGCGCCTCTGGCCCTGGGCCTTGGTGAAGCCTTCGCCACTGGCCTCACCTTCGTCGACGTCTTCCTCAGCGCCCCTGGGACCGTGCAGGGGTGGCCCGCGGCGGCAGATGTAGAAGCCCCTGCAGAAGCGGGGGCGGTTGGCAGCGTAGCGACTGCCCTGCACTGGGGCACCCGCTGGCCCGGTCACGTTAGCGGCCTCGGTGCCCCGCTCGCCCTGCACCACATCAAACTCGACCATCTCGCCGTCGCCCACGCTGCGTTGGTACTTGTGAGGGTTGTTCCGGGTGATGGCCGTCTGGTGAACAAACACATCTTCTTGGGTATCATGCCTGCTGATGAAACCGTACCCGTTCTTCACGTTAAACCACTTGACGGAGCCTCGCACCCTCTTGGCGATGACCTTTTTGGGCACCTTTCCCTTGGCGCCTCCTGCCGCGGTGGTCTTGGGGATCGCGTCTCCGCCGAGGTTGCCAGCCACTGGGGCCCGGGGAAGATCTCCACCTCCCAAGGAAACCAGGAGTTTCTGCGCGGCTTGAGGGGGTACTGAGGCGGTCACCTCTGTGCGGGTGACCTCTCCCACCTCACTCATGAGGCCGTCcttgctctcctttctctgaGAACTTGAGGGAAATCTGGTCCTCGGcgattgggggtggggtggggtggggaggggctagGTCTGGAGGCAGGAGCCTCACTTTAGAagggtcggtcggtcggtcggggCCAAGGACTCTCTGGCTTCGCTCTGAGACTCTTGGAAAGGCCTACGTCGTCTCCTGGGGCAACAGGACGCGGACCAAACAGTGGCTGCCGCGGGCGGTGACGTCTCAATGGGGGTCACCCACTTAGGAGAAGGCGCttgggctggggggcggggcagatgtGCTCTGCCTTGTGCTCCAGGTGCCTCTTGGTCCCTCATGGAGAGGGGGCTCATTTGAAGCTCTAGGCAGTGGTCTTCTTGAAGACCCTCTTGCTTGCTTGAGTGGATGTGAAGAGACGACccactttccatctctctcccttggTTGGAGATATTCCCAGCCTTCTTAAGGGCACTCTCCAAATACTCCCACAAAACCCTGGTCCTCTTCCAACTCCTTGTGTGCTCTATATGTGGGTGAGGCATTTTGTGTAAAGGTGAGACAAAATGGCAACCACATGAAATTAAGACCCAATCAAAGAAGCCCActgtgggttgtttgttttcttttcttttcttttcttttctttgttttcctgcaGAGAGATAGGGGAAGCCTGCCAGTGCTAGAATGCTAGTACTGAGAGGACACTAAACTAGTGCAGGTTTATCCAGACTAGTGTTAGGGTTGTAGAGTAGTGAAGGTGAGTGGGAGCACTTTTGTTAACTAGAATATTCTGAAAACCCTGTTGAGCTCTGTGTTCTTGCCCACATAAAGCAAATGGTCATGTGGAGTAAAACAGAGCTGAGTGAATTTGCCCTTGTATTTTAACTGCAGGTCCAAACTTTCCCCCACCCTCAAATGGTTTATGACTCTGTGATCTGTATCCTAAGTTGGAGTTCTGGTTTAATTATACAGGAACCCTAAGAATTCAGCCTAACTGCAGTGCTAATACTGTGGTAAGGTACAACTAGCTGTCTGAAGTATAACCTTTCAGATGTGATGATAGAGCAAGCCAAAATGGTAGATAGCAACTGGTCAGAAAACTGTTTACAttcattaataagaaaaataaaaataagccaagTTGGCCTACCACTTTAGAGTTTACAGAAACCTCTCATGTGTTGTGCATTTGACCCCTGCAATAACCCACTCTATAAGGAAGTGGAGCAGTGTTGTTTTTACTTCAGTTTGACGGATGAGGGAACCAGGGCCCAGAGATAGCAAGCTGCTTGCTTAAGTTCACATGTTTAGTATGGGGCAAACATATTTCATTCCAGGTCCAGGTCTTTTTCCACC
Above is a window of Prionailurus viverrinus isolate Anna unplaced genomic scaffold, UM_Priviv_1.0 scaffold_57, whole genome shotgun sequence DNA encoding:
- the LOC125159680 gene encoding Y-box-binding protein 3-like is translated as MSEVGEVTRTEVTASVPPQAAQKLLVSLGGGDLPRAPVAGNLGGDAIPKTTAAGGAKGKVPKKVIAKRVRGSVKWFNVKNGYGFISRHDTQEDVFVHQTAITRNNPHKYQRSVGDGEMVEFDVVQGERGTEAANVTGPAGAPVQGSRYAANRPRFCRGFYICRRGPPLHGPRGAEEDVDEGEASGEGFTKAQGQRRRLPGGPQDQRLQRFPPFRRAWALSRGPSILAPTSSPRPAHLPTSAPALRPECAPRRGPGPSYLLSRPRARGITPGPRPSAGISEELEAEDKESGRDDGGPKQKPPPRYGSRRPNNPRHRLQQVPGAQGQVNVGGEGKTGKGPAETPVSVAVAKKNSAAEEEDTLVTDVPSATQAK